A stretch of the Lactuca sativa cultivar Salinas chromosome 9, Lsat_Salinas_v11, whole genome shotgun sequence genome encodes the following:
- the LOC111889712 gene encoding probable galacturonosyltransferase-like 7, with translation MQWIIRFPGFVSATMVMIVVVPCLQSFHPAEAIRSSHTHIDGPIRLPGGHNPGSVSSFRRASTFRNAAGCEPKKGSGSGNVCDPSLVHVAITLDFEYLRGSIAAVHSILQHSSCPESIFFHFLVSDTGLKTLVGSTFPELKFKVYYFEPEIVRKLISTSVRQALEQPLNYARNYLADILEACVGRVIYLDSDLVVVDDVSKLWNTSLGEKTIGAPEYCHANFTKYFTAGFWSNSQYSSIFQDRNPKPCYFNTGVMVIDLGKWRHSGYTKRIERWMEIQKNHRIYELGSLPPFLLVFAGDVAPIDHGWNQHGLGGDNVKGSCRDLHPGPVSLLHWSGSGKPWLRLDSKHPCPLDALWAPYDLYGY, from the coding sequence ATGCAATGGATAATCAGATTTCCAGGTTTTGTATCCGCTACAATGGTCATGATTGTTGTAGTTCCTTGTCTCCAATCTTTTCATCCTGCTGAAGCCATAAGATCTTCTCATACTCATATTGACGGACCCATTCGTCTTCCCGGTGGTCATAATCCAGGCAGCGTATCATCCTTTCGTAGAGCTTCTACTTTCCGTAATGCCGCTGGATGTGAACCAAAGAAAGGTTCAGGTTCAGGGAATGTATGCGATCCGTCTCTGGTGCACGTTGCAATTACTCTGGATTTCGAGTATTTAAGAGGTTCGATTGCTGCGGTTCATTCGATATTGCAACACTCGTCATGCCCGGAGAGTATTTTCTTCCACTTTTTGGTTTCGGATACGGGTCTGAAAACCCTAGTTGGGTCAACTTTCCCCGAATTGAAGTTTAAGGTGTACTATTTTGAGCCGGAGATTGTTCGGAAATTAATCTCAACATCGGTGAGGCAGGCGTTGGAGCAGCCGTTAAATTACGCGAGGAATTACTTGGCGGATATATTGGAGGCGTGTGTTGGGAGGGTGATCTATCTGGACTCGGATCTGGTGGTGGTTGATGACGTGTCGAAGCTTTGGAATACAAGCTTAGGAGAGAAAACCATCGGGGCACCTGAATATTGTCACGCCAACTTCACAAAATATTTCACCGCCGGTTTCTGGTCCAACAGCCAGTATTCTAGCATTTTCCAGGACAGGAATCCGAAGCCTTGTTACTTTAACACGGGAGTCATGGTAATCGATCTGGGTAAATGGAGGCACTCCGGCTACACCAAAAGGATCGAGAGGTGGATGGAGATCCAGAAGAACCATCGGATATATGAGCTTGGATCGTTGCCGCCGTTCCTGTTGGTTTTTGCTGGAGACGTGGCTCCGATAGATCATGGATGGAACCAACACGGCTTGGGCGGGGATAACGTCAAGGGTAGCTGCCGTGACCTGCACCCTGGTCCGGTCAGCTTACTTCATTGGAGTGGGAGTGGGAAGCCATGGCTAAGACTCGATTCCAAACACCCCTGTCCCTTAGATGCCCTATGGGCTCCATACGATCTCTACGGATACTAG